Proteins from a genomic interval of Musa acuminata AAA Group cultivar baxijiao chromosome BXJ1-9, Cavendish_Baxijiao_AAA, whole genome shotgun sequence:
- the LOC135594325 gene encoding caffeic acid 3-O-methyltransferase-like yields MVQDKVFMDCWCYMKDAVLDGVIPFNKAYGMTAFEYMGTDARFNRVFNEAMRSHSTILIRKLLQIYRGFNDVKVLVDVGGGTGGTLGLIISEYPHIKGVNFDLPHVISDAPPCPGIENVSGNMFESVPTGDAIFIKWILHDWTDEHCLKLLKNCWEALPQNGKVIVVESIVPELPKPTPEAQNVCLVDIVMLTANPGGRERTEEEFQELAREAGFSRFNFTYVFAGSWIIEFTK; encoded by the exons ATGGTCCAGGACAAGGTCTTCATGGATTGCTG GTGCTACATGAAGGACGCGGTGTTGGACGGTGTTATCCCCTTCAACAAGGCCTACGGGATGACGGCGTTCGAGTACATGGGCACTGACGCTCGGTTCAACAGGGTGTTCAACGAGGCCATGAGGAGCCACTCCACCATCCTCATCAGGAAGCTGCTCCAAATCTACCGCGGCTTCAACGACGTCAAGGTGCTCGTCGACGTCGGCGGCGGCACCGGCGGCACCCTCGGATTGATCATCTCCGAGTACCCTCACATCAAGGGCGTCAACTTCGACCTGCCTCATGTCATTTCCGACGCACCACCCTGCCCAG GCATAGAGAATGTCAGTGGGAACATGTTCGAGAGCGTACCGACCGGGGACGCCATTTTTATCAAG TGGATTCTTCATGATTGGACTGACGAGCACTGCTTAAAGTTACTGAAGAACTGCTGGGAAGCTTTGCCGCAGAATGGAAAAGTGATTGTGGTGGAAAGTATTGTGCCAGAATTGCCAAAGCCGACGCCGGAAGCCCAAAATGTCTGTCTTGTAGATATTGTGATGTTGACTGCCAATCCTGGAGGCCGAGAGAGGACCGAAGAGGAGTTCCAAGAGTTGGCGAGGGAGGCTGGCTTCTCAAGATTCAATTTCACATATGTGTTTGCTGGTTCTTGGATCATAGAATTCACCAAGTAG
- the LOC135593484 gene encoding cytochrome P450 89A2-like, translated as MALSFLLLLLLLFVFMLLYFALHFLPKLRSRSQGKVPPNPPPVPILGNLWLIKSFSQLGHILRHLKAAYGPIVTVYIGRRPAIFIMDRTFAHRSLVQKGVAFSHRPPPLSTSRALGANVHTINMAAYGPHWRLLRRALSSYVFHPSHLGLQADARAWALDALLQELISEAEAGGGIVQLSERLLFSGFRLFTLLCFGDKLEEEIIKSIRDALMGSLKIAVMLRVYNLLPNLALLVFWRRLIKFLRIRQQLDDLFVPLIRVRQQQRQSQREPSLSRSSSYVDTLLEFRHVDQGGRELSEEEIVGLCSEFLTASAETTSTGVEWIMANLVKHQDIQEKLWTEIESVMCATQRATVEEEDIRRMPYLKAVVLEGLRRHPPVHLLLPHMVAEETVLDGYVIPRGAIVNCSVAEIGRDGKVWSEPWEFRPERFLAGGEGEGVDLTGSKEIKMMPFGAGKRMCPGMGISVLLLEYFVANLVRKFRWKGLAGKEVDLSEKPGLAVGMKNPFRARIVGRN; from the coding sequence ATGGCActtagcttcctcctcctcctcctcctcctcttcgtttTCATGCTCCTCTACTTTGCTTTACATTTCCTTCCCAAGCTAAGGTCTCGGAGTCAAGGGAAAGTACCACCCAATCCTCCACCCGTTCCCATATTGGGCAATCTGTGGCTCATCAAGTCCTTCTCCCAACTCGGCCACATCCTCCGCCACCTCAAGGCTGCCTATGGCCCGATTGTGACAGTCTATATCGGCCGCCGCCCGGCCATcttcatcatggaccgcaccttTGCGCATCGCTCCCTTGTCCAGAAGGGCGTGGCCTTCTCGCACCGACCACCACCCCTCAGCACCTCCCGCGCCCTTGGTGCCAATGTCCATACCATCAACATGGCTGCCTATGGCCCTCACTGGCGCCTCCTTCGCCGGGCACTCTCGTCCTACGTCTTCCACCCTTCCCACCTCGGCTTGCAAGCCGACGCCCGTGCATGGGCCCTCGACGCGCTCCTCCAGGAGCTTATCTCTGAAGCCGAAGCTGGTGGAGGCATCGTTCAGCTCAGCGAGAGACTGCTGTTCTCTGGCTTCCGCTTGTTCACGCTTTTATGCTTCGGCGATAAACTTGAGGAGGAAATTATAAAGTCCATAAGGGACGCCCTAATGGGCTCGTTAAAGATCGCAGTTATGCTTCGCGTCTACAATCTTTTACCAAACCTTGCTTTGTTGGTGTTCTGGAGGAGATTGATCAAGTTCCTACGCATCCGGCAGCAGCTGGATGATCTTTTTGTCCCTCTCATCCGAGTCCGTCAACAGCAACGTCAAAGCCAACGTGAACCTTCCCTAAGCCGGTCATCCTCCTACGTCGACACACTCCTGGAGTTCAGGCACGTCGACCAAGGAGGAAGAGAGCTTAGCGAGGAGGAGATAGTGGGCTTGTGCTCCGAGTTTCTCACCGCGAGCGCTGAGACCACATCCACGGGTGTGGAATGGATCATGGCTAACCTTGTCAAACACCAAGACATACAAGAGAAGCTCTGGACGGAGATCGAGAGCGTCATGTGTGCAACACAAAGGGCGACGGTCGAAGAAGAAGATATACGAAGAATGCCCTATCTGAAGGCGGTGGTGCTCGAAGGGCTACGACGGCACCCGCCGGTGCATCTCCTCTTGCCGCACATGGTGGCGGAGGAGACTGTGTTGGACGGCTACGTGATACCGCGCGGAGCTATCGTGAACTGCTCGGTGGCGGAGATCGGACGGGACGGGAAGGTGTGGAGTGAGCCGTGGGAGTTCCGGCCTGAGAGATTCTTGGCTGGGGGCGAGGGGGAAGGCGTGGACCTGACGGGGAGCAAGGAGATCAAGATGATGCCTTTCGGGGCAGGGAAGAGGATGTGTCCAGGGATGGGCATCTCCGTGCTGCTGCTGGAGTACTTCGTGGCCAATCTGGTGAGGAAGTTCCGGTGGAAGGGCTTGGCGGGGAAGGAGGTAGACCTGTCTGAGAAGCCGGGGCTGGCTGTGGGAATGAAGAATCCATTCCGAGCTCGCATAGTGGGCAGAAACTAG